The Solanum lycopersicum chromosome 2, SLM_r2.1 DNA window AAGCTTTACCTCATAAATGAACCTAAAACATGACCAATATTCAGTAATTTGAAGATGTTAAAGCTAATAATATAGATTGAAATAACACAAACAAATAGAATGAGATCTGGATTTTACCTTTCCCTAAATAATGAATAAAGCCTTTGAGGTCTTAGATCCAAAACTATTTTACTGATAATAAAATGAGATTTAAAACTTATAGAAATTGAAATAGAAAAGCAATAGTAGATGATGTATTTTTGAAGGTCCAAAAACATGATCCTTTGCTAAAGATGTAAAAATGTATTCATAGATTAAACAAATTTGCTTTGAGCTGAATTTGAAGccatttgaaatttaaatcttttgattAAAAGATATGAATTTGAACTTTGATACTTTTGGATGACTTGTAGATTTTCATGTGATTCTAACAGAGAAAAGTGATTttaatattatacaaaaaaagaaaagatatatagTACTTTTTCGGTGAACGTCcttcaaacatgaaaaaagaaaaatgacatGAAGATGTGTCTGTAACTTTCAATGTTTGTATGAAAATGATAAGGAAAACACATGTTAGTGACGAATGTGTTTGAAAGTCTCACTTGAAATGGAAAGAAGGACGAGACACAACACCAAAGATAACACCCaacttctaaaaattatttggaaGAAGAGAAAGGGTTGTGGAATGTTGTAATGTATCAAAATGAACCATTAAAATGGGTtatgatttgaaaaaaaaataagttctgAGTTTCAGATTTAAAAAGGGGTGAATTTTGGTCTAGCTTGGACCTTATTTTGAAcgatttttcataatttttttttataattgtctgcttctatttattaaaaaaaagtagaattttttagcttcttcttaatataagaaaaactaCTTCTCCTTCCATTTAGTTTTTTGATTAGCCAAATATCTTAATTATCTAAAACATATGTTTCTCAAAACAAGTGTTTTGGGACTCCCTACAAGCGACAACAATGTTGAAGATGCTATGATTGGTTACTATATTTAACTTAAGAtgtcttattttatttcaaaaaatgaaggaataaCCTAGTTAAACAATCATTTGTAAGACCATTAAATGACTAAACTATCTCTCAATTAAGTCAAGGGAGATAATAGGACCtttatataatataagtgtgtcttagatttcgggcataggttgatgGAGTAGTTatgcatttttccttttttctaaatttcttttgtaatttagtgttatctttaattatattagattagttataaacattttttttaaattgggataatgcacaagtaccccctcaacctatgcccgaaatctcagagacacacttatactatactaaggtcctattacccccctgaacttattttattaataattttctaccccttttcggcttaCATGaaactatcttgtgggtccaacgctggttgacttttttttaagttagtGGAATGTAAgacgaaaaggggtagaaaattacttattaaATAAGATCAGGGGGttatagaaccttagtataatataagtgtgtctctaggaTTTCGTGTATAGGTTGAGGGAGTACTTgtgtattttccctttttaattctCCATATCCATTTAgtgtaatttatgtttttataaattaataatttttttctccataTTTGGTTTGCTATATTGggttgattttttcttcttttaaatgTTGTTCGTCGATTGAATACCTGagctacttttttttttgataagacACAAATACCTCCCAGAACTATGActaaaatttcagagacacaacTAAATTTAACTTGAGCCCTATTAACccctaaattaatttaaaataaaataattacactGCAAACACTAACATGACATAAACAGTATGCACTCTCTCTTGAAAACAAGCGATAAGTGAATAGATTGGGCACATGTCCATTTTTCGAttgataactttataattagtttgtacacatatttattgatattaaaacttatatatatttaattatttttatttcattattttcaaaatatttattttaatttattttcactttaattttttttataaaaaaaattaattcattatattttcacttctaattatttttttagaattatgtgtatttttatgctaaaaataattttataatgcCCTTTAATTCAaaagttagattttttttatttgattttcttcacTTATTGTGATGTCCTTTTcaaattaacatatttcaaatacaagatatttttgaattaaatttgaaattaaatcaaaacgaaagacaaagaaaataatatcaatagaaaaaataaaaggaaaaaaacaacgAAGGaaggtgaattttttttgatacaAGGTGAAAAAaagtgtattaacataatttaaatataaataaaataaaataagaatattttttgttttaaaaagaaattaattttttaaaaaaatataaaaaaaaataaatatttacacatgTGACAGACGAGTGTGTACAAAAACAACTAACTTGGATGGTTGAAGGTGCCACGTTAGCACATAAGATACAAAAAAATACGAAAAAAATGAGTTCATGAAGATAATAAGACTTTAGTTAAGTTTAGGTGTTTCTCTGAAATTTTGATCATAGTCTGAGAGATACTTGAACCTTATcccttttttaatttaataagcatccacatatttaaatttttttaataaccttaaatctatgttaagTTTAAGGTATGTTTGACCAACAAAAGAATTAACAATATAACAGGCTATTAAAAATTTGCGCAGTGAGTAGAATACCATACcaataacaatttattttttatattttagtatttaactTGATTAGTAAAATGgaataaagaataatataaaaatttaagagtataattgtgattttttatttatatatagagtTTTATGGTCAagtaattcaattaaaaaaataacaaatatgacgataaaattattttttttcctagcTAGTTAGaagataaaacaaataatatattatttgatgattatttaatgatataattgaaatattatttttaataaagtttTATACCAAACATCAAAGTAGGTGAAAAAtaataaaccaaaaaataattgGAAAAGCCAATTTGATTattggaaaggaaaaatctccaaaatttcaattattattaatttattatgcaattgtattttgagtagtataaaagaaaaaaaagaagaagaaagaggagcATGTTATTATTAGATATCGAGAGTCAGATGAGAATAGGGTGTACATGTTTGAGAAGTGAACACCCAAAATAGGAGGGAATGTATGTGTACAGTCCCTCTCTCTGTATACTCCCTTTTCTCCGCCTTCTGACTTGATTAGGGCTTTTCCAGTAGAAGACAACAAGGGAAATTACTTGGTTTTTCAGACGATCCCCAATTGATTGATGTTATCAGGTATCTCCTTTTTTCTGTTTCTTGGGTTACCACAGTTTTGATTTTCTGTGTTTGTTTGCTTAAAAATCGCTCCTTTCCCTTATGGGTATTTCAAATTGCTATGAAATTTACTTAGTCTCTAAGTTTTAGTATTACTCACTACTTTTTTACTTCATTCACTTCACAAGGTTAGCACTAATCTCTTGAGCCATGATCGTATTCGTTTATCATAAAAGAAGCTGCCTTTATTATGTCTACTCTCTCCATGCATGGCTGATGGCTTATGTAGACTGCATTTTTTATGTTACACAATCAAACCCCTCTTTTGTGTTTCACTTATTGTTATTCAACTCATTTCTTTTGACAGTACTCATTAAATGCGTGACCATGTGGATCCTGTTGGTTATTTTCTAGAGTGTACCTGTAGCTTCTTCCGCAAAGTGGTTATTAACTTGGTTTTAAGACATCTGGTAAAGGAATAGTTTACCATGGGATCTACTTCTCAAttatttatcatctttttatGACGTTGCCACTTCAATACAGGTTGGTTCTACATTCTCTCCAATGGATGCAATTGATATCTCTTCAGATGATTCCGACTTGCGTGAAATAGACAACTACACAGATGAGTCTCCTCTCAGAGATTCTGCTACTTCTCGAATCCTTCCATCATGGGCAACAGGTAAAGAATTGACCTTTTTTCCTCTTCCTGCCACAAACTTATGCTGAGTTTGTCTATAACTTAGACCATGGAACAATGTCAGATAGCCTTCCAACCCAAAAGGTTTCGTCACCCACAAGACCAAGTTATCTGAATGGAGGCTCCTCTAACTATCATAGTAATAGATCTATGAATCCTCCAACTATAACTGATGAAAGTGGAACATCAAGTTCGCGAGCAATTAGAGACGTGAATTTTGAGTACTCTTCTGGAAATGGTAATAATGGTCTGTCACAAGTATTAAAGGCAGGAATAGTTCGCACAGTACTGTTTATTGAAAGAAAACCTTTGTTTCTGATGCAGATGGTAGGAAGCATTTTCTGCAACAAACTCTGAGGCGGGCACTTCCAACATCCCTTCAGCCTTTGGATTTACCTGGCAGTCAGAATCGTCAATCTCATGAAAGATCATACCAATCTGCATGGGCAAGTTCAAGCAGGGGCAACCATAATGAGTTAGTTCTCTATGAAAACAAAGGAAGCAGAGTATTACCTCCGTCTTTGATGCACAGAAAGGCCACTTCAGGTGTTCAGTATACTAGTGTAAATGATCCCTTACATTACCCTGGGACAGCTGAAGAGAGAGCTGCAGCAGCTGATGAGAGACTGATCTTTCAAGCTGCTCTGCAGGTACTTGTTTATGCCCTTTCTTGTGATCTGCAAATGCTGTATTGGATTGCGCAATTCAGGAACTTTATGCAATGAACCTTCTTTTTTATCTCAACCCAATCAGAAGGTCACCATTCCCTCCTCCCCATAATAGATTGCAAAATTGTATTCACTGCTGTCAGTTGATATCCCTCGTCTATGGTTGAATTAATTATTCTATATGTTTGAAACCATGCAGTTGAACAGGACTAGGCTAGTCTAGAACACAATGGTTGTTTCTTGTCAATGCCCTGTTGTTTTGTCTGTCTACAGAATTTGAAATGCTCATCTTTCTGGTAGGATTTGGTTTCCCTTCTGTAGGTCCCCTGTTTATTCTTGttcaaaaatttcatgaatataATGACAAATTTAAGTTAGTTTCTAGTGTCTATCATTGTTTCCTTTTTTGGGAAAAGGCGCAGGATTTTTTTCTTCGGTAAACGATATAGACTTATTTGAGAATTGATGTGAATGCATTCTCAGAATATTTTTATCTCTCCTATGGAAAATGTATCTTTTATCCTCTAGGGAGGATACAGCATGAATTTGGTTGCTATGCTATTTATGGATCTTCTGGAAGTATATGATTTGGTGTGACATGGGGTATGTACCCCTATTAAAAATTGTTGTCTCAAATGCATACTGAGCCAACATTAaaaatgtgtgtgtgtatatatatatatatatattttcacttttttttttttggtttgatgATGATATGAGTTGAGCTAATATAGCACCTACCAGAGTCGAATCCAGAATTTCAAGATGCCCGACACATCATTGCTTTGTAAGATATGATTTGACCTTTATGATGGTGCTTTAGCAATTTAGGTTTTAGAGCAATAAAGAGGCAACATTGATTAGCCTGGAGTTTTCTGTTTTGGGATATATTGGGATTAGAGAACAGATATGGGGATGTTGAAAACTCAAAGTGTTCCAACATCTAAGCTATTAGCTATAAGAAGCGATGAAAAGAacaatgttgttgtttttgttttggcTTATTTTCTGCGttcgattttttaaaaaatgaagggTGCAGCTTTATAAGGAAGGCTTCTTTAGAAACAACTTACAAAGAAACAAATGACAGTAAGTAGGATTCAATCCCTTGATGTGAAAGAGTTATAACCAGCTTTCAGCCAATTCACCACTCAATCTCTTTTGACCATGGGTGCTTTCAGATAATAATGGATATATTATAAGAATTATATAGATAATATATCGAGTTCATTCATATGACCGCGGGTTCATGTAGCCCTTTATTGATGTGTAAATTTACCACTGGAACCTACAATGACTGTTTGGGACTAAGGCATGGTCGTCGCTGTTGCGCTATGAGCCTTCAGAGGCTACATCTCTTGTATTTTCATTCAGCTTATAGTTTCACATACGCGTGCTCTTTTCTGGCAGGATTTGAACCAACCAAAGGTAGAAGCTCGTCTGCCAGAAGGTCTTTTGTCAGTTTCTCTCCTAAGACACCAGGTCTACTTGTGCTACTTTAAGCATCCTTCTATTTTCTTGTCATAGTATATATTCTAACTACTTTTTTCCTCCTGAAGAGAATTGCTTTGGCATGGATGCTTCAAAAAGAAACTGGTAGTGTACATTGTTCGGGTGGTATTCTGGCTGATGATCAGGTCAAATATATTGCCGCTGGCTGCTTACTTTATTCTTGGACTTCTGCTGGTATTCatcatgtttattatttattctgTTATGTTGCAGGGTCTTGGTAAGACTATTTCAATGATTGCCCTCATACAGATGCAGAGGTCAGCTCAGGATAAGTCTAAAGCAAAAGATCTGGATGCTATTAAAGCTGAAGCCTTGAAtttggatgatgatgatgaaagtGGTGTTCCTGCTTCTCAGGAAACAAATCAGTGTGGAGAAATAGATGGTGTTGAGGTGATTACAGATGCAAGAACTTCTATAAAGGGGTTTAGACGTAGGAGGCCAGCAGCTGGTACATTGGTAGTGTGTCCAGCAAGTGTTCTTCGACAATGGGCTCGAGAATTGGATGAGAAAGTAACAGATGATGCACATCTATCTGTTTTAATCTATCATGGAGGTAGTAGGACTAAGAAACCGGCGGAACTGGCTAAGTATGATGTGGTCCTGACTACGTATGCCATTGTGACAAACGAAGTTCCTAAACAAGCTTTAGTTGAAGAGGATGACGATGACCAAAAAAATGGAGAGAGATTCGGAATATCTTCCGACTTCTCTTCAAGTAAGAAGCGGAAAAAACCATCGCTTAACAAGAGAGGGAAAAAGGGCAGAACAGGATTTGATGCAGATGACTTTGATCCTAATTGTGGTACTCTTGCGAAAGTCAGTTGGTTTAGGGTGATTTTAGATGAAGCCCAGACAATCAAGAATCATAGAACACAAGTAGCTAGAGCATGCTGTAGCCTTAGAGCAAAACGAAGGTGGTGCTTATCTGGAACACCGATACAGAATGCCATTGATGAACTTTTCAGCTACTTCAGATTTCTGAGATATGATCCTTATGCTGAATACAAATCATTTTGCAGCCAAATTAAGTTTCCGATTGCTATAAACTCAATCAATGGGTATAAGAAGCTTCAAGCAATTTTAAGGGCTATAATGTTGCGACGAACAAAAGGTTACAATTGTTTATTCCTTGTTGTTATCTTTGTGTGATGCATTTTTTGTAAAAGGAATTCCTAAATGAGAATATCATGGGGTTTAAGGCTTTTGGCCTTGCTTGTGCCttgattttcaaaagtaaatttccctccttgttcattttccttttGACACTGGTTGCAACAGAAActtgtttttttcaaaataatccCGTACTGAAGTTTTCCTCTATGGATAACAGTGTTAGGTTGATTGGTATCAGCTTTCTATATTCATTTTAACTcaatcacattttattttattatcatgcATTTATGTTGTGCCTGGATGTGTGCCTGAATTCcgtttattcttttttttttcttcaatatacAATCTTTCAAATTTGCTATAACCTAATTCAATCTCATGTGTTCATTATAATTCTGTTACATTACTTCCTAGTTAAATCTTCaacagattttttttatgtgtagcTCATTATCTGAACGTTACTGATTTAGGTACCGTGATTGATGGTGAGCCAATTATAAACTTACCACCAAAAACTATACAGTTGAAGAAGGTGGCTTTCTCTTCAGAGGAACGAGCTTTCTATAACAAATTAGAAGCGGAATCACGATCACAATTTAAGGTGCCTCATTGTCTTCCCCCTTTAACCCTATAGATGTGTCAAAGCCTGCACTgttaatggaaaaaatattcACTGCATCACGTCATCCTTTTTATGACATTCCTCTCAACTAACTTAAAGGTAGTGTTAACTTAACATAGACAAGTGTCTTACAATTTGATGTTCTAGTCAGTCTCGAAGTTTTCTGAAGTCTGAATAATTGGGAAcatcttttctatttttgttctATATGTAGTCTTTGAATTTTCTGCTCAACAAAACTTCCAGGAAATCTTTGGCAGTACATGTTGTGCTATGTGAGCTGAGTTCTCAAGTTGTGGTTTgttaattttgagtttttgattgATCAAAAGGCTCCTATAAGGTGATTTTACCATTTGAAACTAATGGCGTGCAATCTGAAATGGATGGAGTAGTTAACTCTTCATTATACCTACAGAAAAGGGACAAAAATGCCCCCAACTTACGaaatttaactcaaaaataCCCTCCTTCCACTTTTGGTCTATAAGTAGCCCTAACCTATTTATTTTGGCTCAATATTTACCTCAAACTAACACCCTAACCTGATGGCTTTTTGCAATTTAAAATTGACACGTGGCCTATTATATGATTGTACACatatattatcatttaaaaattaaacccACCCACTTTTTAAATCCATACCCACTGACCCGTTCTTaaaacttcaacctgttatttcTCATTTTCACTTTGACTTTGCTGAAGACACCTAATTTAAGGTCTCAATCTCTAGGTAGAGAGTGCTTCCACTTTCAGTGACAATAACTTTAGCAATTTATGTCTTTTTCCTTCAAATCCTTCTTGATGTTTTGAAAACTTTGGCATCACTTGGAGaagtttcatgatcaaatcTATTTGAAAAGTCAGTCTTCTGACAATTTTTAGGGGGCATGAAAATTTCACCAGGTTTGTGCTGCTTCAGAATCCCCCCATCTTGAAGCTGAAAGAATTAAGCTAGAGAATAATAAAGTCAGTAGCTGGATAATATGGATTAGGGAGTGGTGTGTCGGGTTTCAAAAGTGGAGTATGtttaatttctaaataaaataatatgtggCCAATCATAGTAAGCAACAGGGCTATTTTAAATTGCATAAATCCATCAGGTTTAGGATGTTAGTTTTGAGCGGTATTTTTTTACCTAAAAAAGGTTGGGTGTATTTTTAGACCAGAAGGTCGATGAAGGGTATTTGTGGGCTACTTTGCATATGTTATGTCCCTTTTTTTGTTAGACCTATTGTATATGGGTTATCACCATTTTGACTCACTCAAATCATTCTCGGGAGAAAACAGAAAAAGCATGGAACTATAATAGACTTACCATATTTTATTGCATTGGGATATTAGACATGTGAATATGCTCTTTATCGAGTATATGATATACTTTGATGATAAAATGGATAAGGATGTGCATTAGCACAAATGCAATCTTCTTTGTGTTTGTGTCTAACATATATTGGGGAATTTTGGGTCCATTTATTTGGTTCAATCTGGTCAAAGTATTATGCTCTACATATCTGGGGGTcagtaaaagaaagattgaagACATCAAATAGAAGATGGGAATATGAAGTGATGTCATCTGGCTTTGGAAATGTGACAAGAAAGACTCCTTTTCTCACCCTCATGATAAGTTTAGTACAGTGCCATTACTTTGTATTTCGGAATTCTATTACGTAGATATAAGACTACATTTTCAAGACAAACTTTTAGTCCTTCCTGATTTATGCAGCAATTTGTGACAAAATTTTGACCTCCAGAGCAGGTTGAGATTTCTAGTAGTCTTCTGATGTCTTGTTGTTTAGCTGAATTCACTAGCTCTAGTTGTGTCTCTTTAATTAAGATGGACTCATCTTGCAGGCATATGCTGCAGCTGGAACTGTGAAGCAAAACTATGCGAATATTTTGTTGATGCTTCTGCGACTTCGGCAGGCTTGTGACCAcccaaaacttgtaaaaaggGAGAGTTACAATTCTGTTGGAAGAGCTTCATCAGAGATGGCAAAGAAGCTCCCAAAGGAAATGGTGGAGAATCTCTTGAAACAATTGGAAACTTCTTTAGTAACGTGTTCCGTATGCGATGTAAGTATTCCTTGGTTATCATCATCGTTTGCTTCTTCTGGTTAGAGTTTGTGATCTTATCATTTCTTGAATTCTTGATCTATTAGACAAGGGTACAAGTGTAAGTTGAGGTAGAAGTCTTAGGCTGTCAAAACCATTATGATTCACCACAAATTAGAAAATAGCCCTTATCTATGTTCAGATGCATTCTCCATTTCCCCTTCCCCTCTAAGAGAGTGAAGCAGGTAATGAACTTCTGTCGCTCTTAAGCTGAAATTCAGCTACTCCAAGGCAATGTTAATGGTAAGAATTATGTTAGAGATCCATTaacttagtaaaaataaatatcaagaaACTAAACCCAAAAATGTAGATGCTAAAATGAATTATCTTAAACCTTAAAGGCATATCCTGGACCATGCAGAAGCTTTTGAAAAGCTGGGAGGAAATATATTTACAGTTGAAGGGAAAGAGTTGATGGAGAAGTGTCTCTACTTGTATTTGGTGTTCAATTTTGAAGGATAGAAATTCCAGTTTCTCTAACTTTAGCCATAATTGGGCTAGTATTTCCTCTAGTAGTCTTGTCCATCTCAAGTGGAGTACCCACAACACTTGTAATCTGCTTCAGATAGTACCAATTGTGTAAGATGCATTTGTAATTTCGGAAGAAGTGCCCAAACTGAAGCTATGGGTAAATCTTCCTCAGGTTTAAAATCACGGCTCCACTTTTGATGCCACATCTGCTGACCATTGATTTCCACAGACCTCTTGAACCATATAGTAATGATGTCGTCATCATTAGCGAAGTCTAAGAAcacatcaaaattattataaactcCAATTTTTGCTAAGCCTTTTAGGGAGAATAGTTCAGAGAATCTGGACCTGATTTTGTCTATTTGGCGGTGAACACTTATAAACATCCTGACAATGGTCTGTCTACCTCCGCTGCCATCACCCGTAGTAATCTCTGGTCTTAAAATGATAGCTGGCATCCCGCTGTGAGTGGTTTTTCTAGCTTTAATTGTTTCTTGAGCTTGTCAAAAAGGGGAAGGAATAGGAACTGTAGTGTTCGTAATAGCATTAGCAAAAGACTTCTTGCCATGATTTTCAGCAGGGGTATCAGTTTCAGTTGTGATAATAGAGGGGTTATGACGAGGGTAAGCCGGAATTAGACCTTCCAGAGGCTCCATGGCCAGCAACAATACAAACATAGGTTACCGCTAGTAACCATTAGAGGTGTTGATAGAGAGAAAAAGAGTAAATTAGGAgagagtagaaattagagagtAGTTATGCACATCTGAAACAGTACGAGGTTGTCTCTAGATTTGAATACCAAGTTATTATAACTGTCTGTTTTTCAACATCTGAATGTGCATaatatagttatttaataaaGAGTTAAAGACTAATATCCAGAAGATAAAGACTAATTACCTAGGGCTTTGTTATTGTTGGTGTAAGCAAGTAGTGATAGGAGACGTTGAAATGtctttgatatttttgattGGCTGTAATTAGAAGATCCTAGGAATGATGTAAGTAAACTTTTTGGAGGGGGACTACACTTTGATGTAGTATACCTGTGGATATGTAGAAGTAAATGTTACCTTTCTCGCAAAAAAGAAacacaataaaattaataatacagTCCAAATAAAAAGtagtgaaatatttttttaaatataaattcagtaggataaagatattatttgattaaaaaatgaaacatttatGTTAGTTAACGATGGTGGAGATGGTCTGTAGTGTCTGTGGTAATGATTGATGTTAGTAGCTAGTGCCTAGTAATGATGGCGGTGATAGTTATGATGGGGGAGGTGGTTGGTTTGTAGTGATTGGCGTGATAATGGTGGTTGGTAGTGGTGGTTGTGATGGTGAAGTTGGTTGATGTTAGTAGTTGGTACTTGGTAGTGTTGATGGTGATGACTGAAGAATGTGCGAAGATGGTTGACAATGCGTTAGTGGTAGTCGATAGTGATACTAATTTGTGATGGTGGAGTTGTTTTAGTAGAG harbors:
- the LOC101243943 gene encoding chromodomain-helicase-DNA-binding protein 3 isoform X3 codes for the protein MDAIDISSDDSDLREIDNYTDESPLRDSATSRILPSWATDSLPTQKVSSPTRPSYLNGGSSNYHSNRSMNPPTITDESGTSSSRAIRDVNFEYSSGNDGRKHFLQQTLRRALPTSLQPLDLPGSQNRQSHERSYQSAWASSSRGNHNELVLYENKGSRVLPPSLMHRKATSGVQYTSVNDPLHYPGTAEERAAAADERLIFQAALQDLNQPKVEARLPEGLLSVSLLRHQRIALAWMLQKETGSVHCSGGILADDQGLGKTISMIALIQMQRSAQDKSKAKDLDAIKAEALNLDDDDESGVPASQETNQCGEIDGVEVITDARTSIKGFRRRRPAAGTLVVCPASVLRQWARELDEKVTDDAHLSVLIYHGGSRTKKPAELAKYDVVLTTYAIVTNEVPKQALVEEDDDDQKNGERFGISSDFSSSKKRKKPSLNKRGKKGRTGFDADDFDPNCGTLAKVSWFRVILDEAQTIKNHRTQVARACCSLRAKRRWCLSGTPIQNAIDELFSYFRFLRYDPYAEYKSFCSQIKFPIAINSINGYKKLQAILRAIMLRRTKGTVIDGEPIINLPPKTIQLKKVAFSSEERAFYNKLEAESRSQFKAYAAAGTVKQNYANILLMLLRLRQACDHPKLVKRESYNSVGRASSEMAKKLPKEMVENLLKQLETSLVTCSVCDDVPEDAVVTICGHVFCNQCVSDYLTGEDNTCPTPGCREQLGPEAVYSKAALKKCVTGDVNGDPSSLSEFDEKSIMENEYSSSKIRTAIEILESCCKSKDTYLESDILVQCNGDSSNLGERDSEMQSKGPIKAIVFSQWTGMLNLVEHALNQSGFRYERLDGTMSLAARDRAVKEFNTNPEVTVMLMSLKAGNLGLNMVAASHVILLDLWWNPTTEDQAIDRAHRIGQTRAVTVSRLTVKDTVEDRIIALQEDKRNMVASAFGEDQSGGTASRLTVEDLRYLFNL